From one Bdellovibrionales bacterium CG10_big_fil_rev_8_21_14_0_10_45_34 genomic stretch:
- a CDS encoding ABC transporter ATP-binding protein, with translation MPLTSKDSASSTVLSVKSVSVNYGAIEAVRNISFDVKRGEILTLIGANGAGKTTILRAISGLVPLKQGTIEYNNEVISGVPAYKLASKGISHAPEGRGIFLNLSVEENLDLGAWSCKDKSTYAADLEHGFSLFPRLKERRKQNAGTLSGGEQQMLAIARALMAQPKCLLLDEPSLGLAPQIIEKIFEIIVKINQEGMTVVLVEQNALQALGIAHTGLVLETGNIVLSGKASDLARSEKVREAYLG, from the coding sequence ATGCCGCTCACTAGTAAAGATTCGGCTTCTTCAACGGTATTGTCGGTTAAATCGGTTTCTGTGAACTATGGTGCCATTGAGGCTGTCCGTAATATTTCCTTTGATGTGAAACGCGGTGAGATCCTTACCTTAATTGGCGCCAACGGAGCTGGCAAAACGACAATACTCAGAGCTATCTCGGGATTGGTTCCACTGAAGCAAGGAACTATCGAATACAACAACGAAGTCATTAGTGGGGTTCCGGCCTATAAACTGGCGTCAAAAGGTATTTCGCACGCGCCTGAAGGCCGCGGAATATTTTTGAATCTTTCCGTCGAAGAAAACTTAGATCTCGGTGCCTGGTCTTGCAAAGACAAGTCCACCTATGCAGCAGACTTAGAGCATGGGTTCAGTTTATTCCCCAGGCTCAAAGAAAGACGCAAGCAAAATGCCGGCACTTTGTCGGGCGGAGAACAGCAGATGTTGGCAATTGCACGAGCACTTATGGCACAGCCTAAGTGTCTACTTCTGGACGAGCCTTCGCTGGGTCTTGCGCCTCAAATCATCGAAAAGATTTTTGAAATTATCGTGAAGATCAATCAAGAAGGCATGACAGTCGTGCTCGTTGAGCAAAACGCATTGCAGGCTCTCGGCATCGCCCACACCGGACTCGTTTTAGAAACCGGCAATATTGTACTTTCAGGTAAGGCTTCTGATCTTGCCCGGTCCGAAAAAGTCCGCGAAGCCTACTTAGGCTAA